The following proteins are encoded in a genomic region of Natrinema sp. DC36:
- a CDS encoding zinc ribbon domain-containing protein, with the protein MRDDDRGCPKCGHTETEIDKISTTGSGLSKLLDVQNRRFHVVSCTSCGYSELYKGQSSGDMVDLFLG; encoded by the coding sequence ATGCGAGACGACGATCGCGGCTGTCCGAAGTGTGGCCACACGGAGACGGAGATCGACAAAATTTCGACGACCGGGAGCGGCCTCTCGAAGCTCCTCGACGTCCAGAACCGTCGATTTCACGTCGTGAGCTGTACGAGTTGCGGCTATTCGGAACTCTACAAGGGCCAGTCGTCGGGCGACATGGTCGATCTGTTTCTCGGGTAG
- a CDS encoding V-type ATP synthase subunit D — MANDVKPTRKNLMAIEDRIELSERGHGTLEKKRDGLIMEFMDILDKAQDVRGDLADDYEAAQKKINMARAMEGDVAVRGAAAALQEHPEITTESKNIMGVVVPQIESSKVTKSLDQRGYGIMGTSARIDEAAEAYEDLLESIILAAEVETAMKKMLREIETTKRRVNALEFKLLPELYDNQEYIEQKLEEQEREETFRLKKIKEKKEAEEKAEREAEAEAEAEEAEEKRDELEEIQPDTAAQSPTSTQ, encoded by the coding sequence ATGGCCAACGACGTCAAGCCCACCCGCAAGAACTTGATGGCGATCGAGGATCGCATCGAGCTTTCCGAGCGGGGACACGGCACGCTCGAGAAGAAACGCGACGGGCTGATCATGGAGTTCATGGACATTCTGGACAAGGCCCAGGACGTCCGCGGCGACCTCGCCGACGACTACGAGGCCGCTCAGAAGAAGATCAACATGGCTCGGGCGATGGAAGGCGACGTCGCGGTCCGCGGTGCCGCGGCGGCGCTGCAGGAACACCCCGAGATCACCACCGAATCCAAGAACATCATGGGCGTCGTCGTCCCGCAGATCGAGTCCTCCAAAGTCACCAAGAGCCTCGACCAGCGGGGCTACGGGATCATGGGCACCTCCGCCCGCATCGACGAGGCCGCCGAAGCCTACGAGGACCTCCTCGAGAGCATTATCCTCGCCGCCGAGGTCGAGACGGCGATGAAGAAGATGCTCCGGGAGATCGAGACCACCAAGCGCCGCGTCAACGCACTCGAGTTCAAGCTCCTGCCGGAACTGTACGACAATCAGGAGTACATCGAGCAGAAACTCGAGGAACAGGAACGCGAGGAGACGTTCCGCCTGAAGAAGATCAAGGAGAAGAAGGAAGCCGAAGAGAAGGCGGAGCGAGAGGCAGAAGCGGAGGCCGAAGCCGAAGAAGCCGAGGAGAAACGGGACGAACTCGAGGAGATTCAGCCGGACACCGCCGCACAGTCCCCGACGAGCACTCAGTGA
- a CDS encoding DUF5811 family protein has protein sequence MNGNTPYAGLPGETGAGQRAAADVPDLSSAQKRLLHRDVSRIAARTREFLPNEYVVDADVSTGMTGPQVTVAVRPPVGHAVSAGFTPDLEEAAPEEVITADERDEVARGLAASAALQVKQAISNNVRPTGK, from the coding sequence ATGAACGGAAATACGCCGTACGCAGGGCTACCGGGCGAGACTGGTGCTGGGCAGCGTGCAGCGGCGGACGTTCCGGACCTCTCGAGCGCACAGAAACGACTGCTCCACCGCGACGTCTCGCGGATCGCGGCCCGCACGCGCGAGTTCCTCCCCAACGAATACGTCGTCGACGCCGACGTCTCGACCGGGATGACCGGCCCGCAGGTCACCGTCGCCGTCCGGCCGCCGGTCGGCCACGCGGTCAGTGCCGGCTTCACGCCCGACCTCGAGGAGGCGGCCCCCGAGGAGGTCATCACCGCGGACGAACGCGACGAAGTCGCCCGCGGGCTGGCCGCGAGTGCGGCACTGCAGGTCAAACAGGCGATCAGCAACAACGTGCGGCCGACCGGCAAGTAG
- a CDS encoding pyruvoyl-dependent arginine decarboxylase, giving the protein MSTIRVVWGAASAPTAMASYDAALAEAGVENYNLVSVSSVIPAETRVEAVGTAPDLGPAGERLTVVEARATTAGPGRVSAALAWAQSVDDGPGLFYETAGEMDRDDVERRVREGLDAGRELRDWEFTDPRAAVESRQADSGRHTTAVVLAVYGDSEPILSD; this is encoded by the coding sequence ATGAGCACGATTCGAGTCGTCTGGGGGGCCGCGTCGGCTCCCACGGCGATGGCGTCCTACGACGCGGCCCTCGCCGAGGCCGGCGTCGAGAACTACAATCTCGTCTCGGTCTCCTCCGTCATTCCCGCCGAGACCCGCGTCGAGGCCGTTGGCACCGCGCCCGACCTCGGCCCCGCGGGCGAGCGACTGACCGTCGTCGAGGCTCGAGCCACCACCGCCGGCCCCGGTCGCGTGAGCGCGGCGCTGGCGTGGGCGCAATCGGTCGACGACGGCCCGGGCCTGTTCTACGAGACCGCGGGCGAGATGGACCGCGATGACGTCGAACGCCGGGTTCGCGAGGGACTGGACGCGGGACGGGAGCTTCGCGACTGGGAGTTCACGGACCCGCGGGCGGCCGTCGAGAGTCGGCAGGCCGATTCGGGTCGGCACACGACGGCGGTCGTCCTCGCCGTTTACGGGGACAGCGAGCCGATCCTCTCGGATTGA
- a CDS encoding proteasome-activating nucleotidase, whose product MSRSPSIPDRPHRDIDADLPDDERLEALRGHYEELVDVNDKLSAQLDDAEDRRERLREKVDRVERENETLKSSSLYIATVEDVLDDEQVIVKQHGNNQEVLTDVSARIIDSVAPGDRVAVNDSFAIQTVLNTETDARAQSMEITEKPTVTYADIGGIDEQVREVREAVEQPLAEPELFDEVGIDPPSGVLLYGPPGTGKTMLAKAVANETDATFIKMAGSELVRKFIGEGSRLVRDLFEMAREREPAIIFIDEIDAIATRRTESKTSGDAEVQRTMMQLLSEMDGFEARGEIRIIAATNRFDMLDRAILRPGRFDRLIEVPEPSEEGREQILAIHTRGMNVADDIDFADLAADTDGYSGADIESLATEAGMFAIRNDRNEVTHQDFADALEKIEEDDSSDVISSAGYFYQ is encoded by the coding sequence ATGTCTCGAAGCCCGTCTATTCCCGACCGACCTCACCGCGATATCGACGCCGATCTCCCCGACGACGAGCGGCTCGAGGCGCTTCGCGGGCACTACGAAGAGCTCGTCGACGTCAACGACAAGCTGTCGGCCCAGCTCGACGACGCCGAGGACCGCCGCGAACGCCTCCGGGAGAAAGTCGACCGCGTCGAACGCGAAAACGAGACGCTGAAGAGCTCGTCGCTGTACATCGCCACCGTCGAGGACGTCCTCGACGACGAGCAAGTCATCGTCAAACAGCACGGCAACAATCAGGAGGTGCTCACGGACGTCTCCGCTCGGATCATCGATAGCGTTGCGCCGGGCGACCGCGTCGCGGTCAACGACTCCTTTGCGATCCAGACGGTGTTGAACACCGAAACCGACGCGCGCGCCCAGTCGATGGAGATTACCGAGAAACCGACGGTGACCTACGCCGACATCGGCGGCATCGACGAGCAGGTCCGCGAAGTCCGCGAAGCCGTCGAGCAGCCCCTGGCCGAACCCGAACTGTTCGACGAGGTGGGGATCGATCCGCCCAGCGGCGTGCTCCTCTACGGCCCGCCGGGCACCGGGAAGACGATGCTCGCCAAGGCCGTCGCCAACGAGACCGACGCCACCTTCATCAAGATGGCCGGCTCGGAGCTCGTCCGCAAGTTCATCGGCGAGGGCTCCCGGCTCGTTCGCGACCTCTTCGAGATGGCCCGCGAGCGCGAACCCGCCATTATCTTCATCGACGAAATCGACGCCATCGCGACTCGCCGAACGGAGTCCAAGACCTCCGGCGACGCCGAGGTCCAGCGGACGATGATGCAACTGCTCTCGGAGATGGACGGCTTCGAGGCCCGCGGCGAGATCCGCATCATCGCCGCCACCAACCGCTTCGACATGCTCGACCGCGCCATCCTGCGCCCCGGCCGGTTCGACCGCCTCATCGAAGTCCCCGAACCCAGCGAGGAGGGCCGCGAGCAGATCCTCGCGATCCACACCCGCGGGATGAACGTCGCCGACGACATCGACTTCGCCGATCTGGCCGCCGACACGGACGGCTACTCCGGTGCGGACATCGAGAGTCTCGCCACCGAGGCCGGCATGTTCGCCATCCGCAACGACCGCAACGAGGTCACCCACCAGGACTTCGCGGACGCCCTCGAGAAGATCGAGGAGGACGACTCGAGCGACGTGATCTCGTCGGCCGGCTACTTCTACCAGTAA